The stretch of DNA CCTTTTGAATGACAGGAGACAGGCACGATGATGCGTCCGTTTTCCAGTTGAAGCACACGGTTGTTGTTCAGGACATAATATCCCGTACCCGGAGGTATACAACTGACCGGGGAAGACCAGCTAACCGATTCATCCTTTGAGATTCGCATCACAGGGTAACAATCATTCGTTTGGTTCTTTACCAGGTAAAAAAGGGCTATATTTCCATTCTGTAAGCGTAAAAGCGACACCGACATGATATTCATGGACCCTTCATTGGCAGCTACAAGGATCTCTTTACTCCATGTTTTCCCTTCGTTCTTTGAAATGCGTCCTATCAGGCTGGCTGCATCATGGTCGCCACTGCCTCCTGTGAATTTAGTGTTTACCATCAGGATATCATTATTTTTCAGACGGATAAAAGCACCTTCACTGGTCCGTGGGTTTTCAGGCAGAGGGGCCAGATATAAAGAGTCTGTCGTAATTACACGCGAAAGATGTTCCTGCGGAAAAAGAGGATGGAGTATAACAGATAAAAATAAAATGATGATCGATCGTTTTTTCATGTCTTTTATTCAATAGGGAATAAACACAATGATAAAAATAATTGATGAAACGCCCAAATTTATGTGAAGCTCTGTAAATCTTTACCTTTTACTTGAATCATTCGTCGGGGGATAAGTATTATTTGTCGATTTTTTGTTGTTTCCGGCTATTCGATTCACATATCTTTGTAGAAAATAAAAACATCGAAAAATGGAATATCAAATGAAAAATGTAAATCGTTCCGGACGTAACAACAGGGTTGCATGGGGTATAGTGCTGGTAATGGCAGGGTTATTATTCCTGGGGATCAATTTCGGATATATTTCCATGCATCTGAAAAGTGTTGTATTTTCATGGCCGATGATACTCATTGTGATCGGTCTGATCAGCCTTTTTAAAAAGAATTATACCGGAGGTATCGTCTTGTTGATGGTGGGCGGGTTTTTTATTATGCCCCGGATAATCAACGCATTTCCTTCTGTTTTCCGGGGATTGGATGCCGGTAATTTTGTTGGACTGTATTGGCCTGTCTTGCTTATTGCAGCAGGAATACTGGTGCTCTTTCGTTTTGCATCCCGTCCGAAGGAAGTAAAATGGCATCGTCAGAGACATCATTTCACGTCCCATAAATCAGAAGGCATCCATACTGATAAAGGATTTGTCAAGAGTAGTGTTTTTGCAAATGGTGAATATATTATTTTAGACCCCGTTTTTTATGGCGGCGATATTGAAGTTGTCTTTGGGGGTATCACCTTAGACCTGCGTAAGACCACACTTCCTGAAGGAATTACTTACCTTCATTCAGATGCTGTATTCAGTGGTATCATTATCTATGTTCCGGAAGACTGGACGGTTGAATTCCATACTTCAGCAATTTTTGGCGGCGCTCATGATAAACGGAATGCAGGAAATACTGACGAATCGAGAAAATTGATCATTTTCGGGGATTATGTTTTTTCAGGAATTGAGGTCAAGAGTTAATAAAATATCTAATTGTCAAGATGTTATTTCCATCCTTTGGTTTTGAAAATAAATTGAAAGCAATATCATATATGCTGGTATTCAGTATATTTATGTTATTGTATTTTCTTTCCATGCGTTGGCTTCTTCCTCTTTCCGGATGGATGCTCTGGATAGACGCATTGATCCATACCTTACTGCTTGCCGTACTCGTATTTTTGTTATGGAATGCCATTCGTTACGGTAACTTTGAATCATTACCCGCGCACCAGCTTTTTATCAACTACACGGCATTGTCGGTTTTGTTTGTGTTGGTCTGGTCCGGATTGGGATATCTGGTTGAATATATATTGTTCGGGAAATCCTTATCAGCCCTTTTTATTCCTGTATTGCCAACAAAATCATTAATTGGCTTACTGTTATATTTTGTGTATGTCCAGCGATGTCGTTATTTTCTGCTTTTGAGTCATCAAAAAGAAGAAGCGCTTCAGGATCACGAAACCGGAATGGAAATTGTACAGGAAATATTACCTGAATTACCTGTTTCTGAGTTATTGGAGCGGGTAACCGTGAAATCAGGACAAAAGATACATGTGATCTCGATTCCGGATATTATTTATATACAGGCGGAAGGCGATTACGTCCATATTATTACGGAAGATGGAAAATACTTAAAAGAACAGACCATGAAATTTTTTGAGACTCATTTGCCGTCCAACCAGTTTGTCAGGATACATCGTTCTTATATTGTACATGTGGAAAAGATTTCCCGCATTGAATTGTATGAAAATAAAAGCCAACAGCTTACTTTAAAAAATGGAGATAAACTGAAAGCCAGTTCTTCAGGATACAGGGCGCTGCGGGCTGTATTGAACTTATAAATTTACCTTGAATGAAAACCGCTATTATATTTTATTCCAAACGTGGAACAACGGCTAAAATAGCCGGATTGATCGCCAATGAATTGAAAAATAATGAGGATGTGGCACTTATTTCGTTAAAGTCGGATAAAAACCCTGATATTCAGGAATATGACAAAGTTATTCTGGGTACCCCGATATATGCCGGAAATCCAGCCAAACGAATGGTCAATTTTTATTCCATGAACGAAAATATCCTGATGCAAAAAGAATTGGGTCTTTTTGTGTGTGGAATGATTCCTGAAAAGGAAAAGGAAATAGAAGAATTGAACAATGCCTATCCAAAAGCATTACTGGATCATGCTAAAGCCACAGGATACCTGGGCGGCGAATTCCTATGGGAGAAAATGAACTTTTTTGAACGTTTGGTGATAAAGAAGATAAGTAAGAGCAATCAATCTGTTTCAAAAATTGATTTTAAAGCCGTTGAAACCTTTGCCCGTGAAATGCAATAAGCACTCAGTGCTATTTGTGTTTTGTTAAGTTGCATTGATCCATCTGATTGCGTTTATTGGGTGTGACGTTAATTTATAGGTATTACTTAAAACAGTACGGCACCATTTTTGAAACGAACACAGAAACCTATGGTTGTTGATAACACAGTTTTTAAGTAATTAAGCACTCAGTGCTATTTATTGTTTTCTTAAGTCGCATTGATCAAGTTAATTACGTTCAGAAAATATAATATTAATTGTTTTATATTACTCAATAAATCCATACATCATGAAAGTCCTGCTCAAATCAATCGGTATTATTGCTGTTGTACTTAGTTTAGGAAGTTGTAAAACCACATCGGACATGCATAGCAGCCAGAATTCACTGGACTGGTCAGGTATATACAAAGGCACCATTCCTGAAGGAGAAGGTAAGGAATTAGTAGCTATGCTCACCCTTGAACCCAATTCAACTTATACCATGGAAAGCGCGATCACCTATGATGACCGAAAAACCACAGAATCAAAGGGTACTTTTTCCTGGAAAAGATCAGGAAATGAGATTGAATTGAAAGATGGCAAAACCGGTAAAAAAACAGTTTTTAGGGTGGGAGAGAACAGGTTGACCGGAAAGATCGGTACATCTCCGATTACTATGACAAAATTTCAAAAAGAAACTATTACTGAAAAATACTGGAAATTGATAGAACTGAACGGGAAACCGGTAGTAGTGGATCAACCCGGCCAACGTGAGGCCTTTATGGTTTTGCATACGGAAGGTAACCGTGTACATGGAAATGGAAGTTGCAATTCTTTTAATGGGATGTTTGAACTGGAAAACATGAACCGGATCAAATTTTCTAAAATGGCGGCTACCATGATGGCCTGCATCAATATGGAAACAGAAATAGCATTCATGAAAACACTTGAGATGGTGGATAATTATACCCTGTCTGCTGATGGCAAGCACTTATCCCTAAATCGAGCCAGAATGGCGCCTTTGGCCCGTTTTGAAGTAGTGTATTTACGATAAATGTACAAACGTATCCTAAAAAAGCCTCAAAGTAAATTTCTTTGAGGCTTTTTTATATTTAAACAGATATCACTTGCTTTGGGTTTAAGCACTCATCAGTGCTATTTATTGTTTTCTTAAGTCACATTGATCAAATTGATTACATTTATTAAATGTGACTTTAATTGTTAGGAATGTCTTTTGTGAGTGAATATTTTTATTCGTTCGTAAAAAGAATACCGGTTGATGATCAACCGCGCCTGATACCTATGGCTTTACGGACTTCTTCGATGGTTTTGGATGCGCTTTCCCTGGCTTTATCACGCCCAGTGTCAGCCACTTTTGCCAGATAATCCTTATCCTGTATAATTTCATCGAACCTTTCCCGGATCGGCGCAATATAAGCATTGATATCTTCTGCCAGCTGTTTCTTTAAATCCCCATAACGAATACTGCACTGAGCGTACTGATTTTTGAAAAAATCCAGTGTTTCCGGAGCAGATACAAGCCCCATGATGGTAAACAGATTCTGTACCGGTTCGGGAGGCGTCTGGTTAGGGGCTGTTGGTCCGGCATCAGTAACAGCTTTCATTACTTTTTTCCGGATATCTTCGGCGGTATCCGTCAGATAAATACCGTTTCCTTCCGATTTTCCCATTTTCCCGTTACCGTCCAGTCCCGGTACTTTTACCAATTCGGAACCAAAATTGAATGCTTCCGGTTCCGGAAATACTTCACATTGATAGGTACTATTGAAACGGCGTGCATATACCCTGGCCAGTTCCAGATGCTGCTCCTGGTCTTTTCCGACGGGAACCTTATGGGAACGGTGTATGAGGATGTCCGAAGCCATAAGCACAGGATAGGTCAAAAGCCCGGAATTGATGTTTCCCGGCTGCAAACGTATCTTATCTTTAAAGGTGGTGGTACGTTCCAGTTCCCCTACATATGCGATCATGTTAAGCAATAGGTACAATTCGGATATCTCAGGGATATCACTTTGCACATATAAGGTGCTTTTTTCCGGATCTATGCCTGCAGCGAGGTATACGGCCATGATACGGCGTACATTGTTGTACAGGTCTTCCGGGGTAGGATGGGTG from Bacteroidales bacterium encodes:
- a CDS encoding cell wall-active antibiotics response protein, coding for MKNVNRSGRNNRVAWGIVLVMAGLLFLGINFGYISMHLKSVVFSWPMILIVIGLISLFKKNYTGGIVLLMVGGFFIMPRIINAFPSVFRGLDAGNFVGLYWPVLLIAAGILVLFRFASRPKEVKWHRQRHHFTSHKSEGIHTDKGFVKSSVFANGEYIILDPVFYGGDIEVVFGGITLDLRKTTLPEGITYLHSDAVFSGIIIYVPEDWTVEFHTSAIFGGAHDKRNAGNTDESRKLIIFGDYVFSGIEVKS
- a CDS encoding META domain-containing protein yields the protein MKVLLKSIGIIAVVLSLGSCKTTSDMHSSQNSLDWSGIYKGTIPEGEGKELVAMLTLEPNSTYTMESAITYDDRKTTESKGTFSWKRSGNEIELKDGKTGKKTVFRVGENRLTGKIGTSPITMTKFQKETITEKYWKLIELNGKPVVVDQPGQREAFMVLHTEGNRVHGNGSCNSFNGMFELENMNRIKFSKMAATMMACINMETEIAFMKTLEMVDNYTLSADGKHLSLNRARMAPLARFEVVYLR
- a CDS encoding glycoside hydrolase, which produces MKKRSIIILFLSVILHPLFPQEHLSRVITTDSLYLAPLPENPRTSEGAFIRLKNNDILMVNTKFTGGSGDHDAASLIGRISKNEGKTWSKEILVAANEGSMNIMSVSLLRLQNGNIALFYLVKNQTNDCYPVMRISKDESVSWSSPVSCIPPGTGYYVLNNNRVLQLENGRIIVPVSCHSKGSLSFREDGVISCIYSDDNGVSWSESQPMKGPEGVIKQEPGVIPLKDGRLLMYVRTKSHFQYFSYSKDNGQTWTEAVQGTLQSARSPALILRNPFTKDLVAVWNDHPTERTPLCIAVSKDDGQTWTNKKSIENNPGLWYCYPALEFLAPDMALVSYCFGDKKKWGLEGMMIRKIKF
- a CDS encoding flavodoxin domain-containing protein, whose product is MKTAIIFYSKRGTTAKIAGLIANELKNNEDVALISLKSDKNPDIQEYDKVILGTPIYAGNPAKRMVNFYSMNENILMQKELGLFVCGMIPEKEKEIEELNNAYPKALLDHAKATGYLGGEFLWEKMNFFERLVIKKISKSNQSVSKIDFKAVETFAREMQ
- a CDS encoding LytTR family transcriptional regulator DNA-binding domain-containing protein — encoded protein: MKAISYMLVFSIFMLLYFLSMRWLLPLSGWMLWIDALIHTLLLAVLVFLLWNAIRYGNFESLPAHQLFINYTALSVLFVLVWSGLGYLVEYILFGKSLSALFIPVLPTKSLIGLLLYFVYVQRCRYFLLLSHQKEEALQDHETGMEIVQEILPELPVSELLERVTVKSGQKIHVISIPDIIYIQAEGDYVHIITEDGKYLKEQTMKFFETHLPSNQFVRIHRSYIVHVEKISRIELYENKSQQLTLKNGDKLKASSSGYRALRAVLNL
- the trpS gene encoding tryptophan--tRNA ligase, translating into MGKQDIVLSGIRPTGSLHLGNYFGALRNFVKLQDSQTCYFFIADYHSLTTHPTPEDLYNNVRRIMAVYLAAGIDPEKSTLYVQSDIPEISELYLLLNMIAYVGELERTTTFKDKIRLQPGNINSGLLTYPVLMASDILIHRSHKVPVGKDQEQHLELARVYARRFNSTYQCEVFPEPEAFNFGSELVKVPGLDGNGKMGKSEGNGIYLTDTAEDIRKKVMKAVTDAGPTAPNQTPPEPVQNLFTIMGLVSAPETLDFFKNQYAQCSIRYGDLKKQLAEDINAYIAPIRERFDEIIQDKDYLAKVADTGRDKARESASKTIEEVRKAIGIRRG